From a single Couchioplanes caeruleus genomic region:
- a CDS encoding Maf family protein has translation MRTDNGPRLILASASPARLQLLRAAGFDPSVQVSGVDESVVQTDDAYEMCLALARMKAQAVATTLPSEPDVLVLGCDSVLAFDGQILGKPADAQEAATRWRAMRGRSGVLHTGHHLTDLTSGKQAEDVGATVVHFADLTDDEIDAYVSSGEPLHVAGSFTIDGLGGAFVERIEGDHGNVVGLSLPLFRKLLMTFGVSVPELWKSR, from the coding sequence GTGCGTACCGACAACGGCCCCCGGCTTATCCTCGCCTCGGCCAGCCCCGCCCGCCTCCAACTCCTCCGCGCCGCAGGCTTTGACCCTTCCGTACAGGTCAGCGGCGTCGACGAGTCCGTCGTTCAGACGGATGACGCGTACGAGATGTGTCTGGCCCTGGCTCGGATGAAGGCTCAGGCTGTGGCGACCACCCTGCCTTCCGAGCCCGACGTCCTGGTGCTCGGCTGCGATTCCGTGTTGGCCTTTGACGGGCAGATTCTCGGCAAGCCGGCGGACGCCCAGGAGGCTGCGACCCGGTGGCGGGCCATGCGGGGGCGGTCCGGCGTGTTGCACACCGGGCACCATCTCACCGATCTGACCAGCGGGAAGCAGGCCGAGGACGTCGGCGCAACGGTCGTGCATTTCGCCGATCTCACGGACGACGAGATCGATGCGTACGTGTCCAGTGGCGAGCCGCTGCACGTTGCCGGGTCTTTCACCATCGATGGGCTCGGCGGGGCCTTTGTCGAGCGGATCGAGGGGGATCACGGGAATGTGGTCGGGTTGTCGCTTCCGTTGTTCCGGAAGCTGCTCATGACGTTCGGTGTGAGTGTCCCCGAATTGTGGAAGAGTCGCTGA
- a CDS encoding acyl-CoA carboxylase subunit epsilon: MEEEPLVSVVRGVPTPEELAALVGALASRYTGTDGSTAKPSTSPWTRSARRGAGRGSWRDSGLPR, translated from the coding sequence ATGGAAGAGGAACCGCTGGTCAGCGTGGTGCGCGGCGTACCGACCCCGGAAGAGCTGGCCGCCCTGGTCGGAGCCCTGGCCAGCCGATACACGGGTACGGATGGGAGCACCGCGAAGCCATCGACGAGCCCTTGGACGCGCAGCGCCCGGCGCGGCGCCGGACGAGGCTCCTGGCGGGACTCCGGCTTGCCGCGGTGA
- the mycP gene encoding type VII secretion-associated serine protease mycosin: MAASFGIVAPATPANADFIRDRQWHLKSLDIATAHRISTGEGVTVAVIDSGVSRHPDLAGSILAGTDFVKKGGNGQIDKTGHGTGMAGLIAAHGRSGVGALGIAPDAKILPIRVLDTEEPRNAELGPAIRYAVAHGAQVINISVGGGLNAATMTAVQAAADADVVVVASAGNKPQNVGVTAPAVLDSIAAVGAVNRKGRKADISVTGPALDLMAPGEDIESTSNRGQYRTGTGTSDSAAIVSGAAALLRSKYPDMTAEEVVERLEQTATDKGAPGVDPEYGHGIVNIVAALSDDTTHASASPSATPPTSTPTTPAEAAPANPEAKSNATPLIAVGAIALAALALGGVLRLRRRRSTSSSG; encoded by the coding sequence GTGGCGGCGAGCTTCGGGATCGTCGCTCCCGCAACTCCCGCGAACGCGGACTTCATTCGCGACAGGCAGTGGCATCTCAAGTCGCTCGACATTGCGACAGCTCATCGCATTTCAACCGGAGAAGGGGTGACGGTAGCCGTCATTGATTCCGGTGTGAGCAGACATCCTGATCTAGCCGGCAGCATCCTCGCCGGCACTGACTTCGTGAAAAAGGGTGGAAACGGTCAGATCGATAAGACCGGCCACGGAACGGGGATGGCCGGCCTGATTGCCGCGCACGGTAGATCGGGCGTAGGCGCCCTGGGCATCGCGCCTGACGCCAAGATCCTTCCCATTCGCGTCCTGGATACCGAGGAGCCGAGAAACGCAGAATTGGGTCCAGCGATTAGGTACGCGGTCGCCCACGGAGCACAGGTCATCAACATCTCCGTCGGGGGAGGACTCAACGCAGCGACGATGACAGCCGTCCAAGCGGCCGCCGACGCCGACGTGGTCGTCGTCGCGTCCGCGGGTAACAAGCCCCAGAATGTCGGCGTCACAGCACCCGCGGTCCTGGACTCAATCGCAGCCGTGGGCGCGGTCAACAGAAAAGGTCGAAAGGCGGATATATCTGTGACTGGTCCGGCCCTGGATTTGATGGCCCCGGGCGAAGACATCGAAAGCACAAGCAACCGGGGTCAATACCGCACCGGGACTGGGACGTCGGACTCCGCAGCCATCGTCTCTGGGGCTGCTGCTCTGCTGCGCAGCAAATACCCCGACATGACGGCCGAGGAGGTCGTTGAGAGACTCGAGCAGACCGCCACAGACAAGGGCGCACCCGGTGTCGACCCTGAGTATGGGCACGGCATCGTCAACATCGTCGCCGCTCTGAGCGATGACACAACGCATGCGTCAGCAAGTCCGAGTGCCACTCCCCCCACCTCGACACCCACGACTCCCGCTGAGGCCGCACCCGCAAACCCCGAAGCCAAAAGCAACGCAACCCCGCTGATCGCGGTCGGCGCAATCGCTTTGGCAGCCTTGGCCCTAGGCGGCGTCTTGCGGCTGCGCCGCAGGCGGTCCACCAGCAGCTCCGGGTAG
- a CDS encoding ABC transporter permease — protein sequence MKLLRDTWLIFQRQALLLLRNPVWILVGVFQPVMYLLLFAPLLKPALNVRTNAEAYEIFVPGLLVLLAIFGGLFQGFGLIAELRAGVIERSRVTPVSRFALLLGRSLRDTVSLLAQAVIITLLALLFDLRVVLGNLLLAYLMLALISLMTSAVSYGVAASVKSEDVLAPLMNTVAQPVLLLSGILLPLTFAPGWLQGIADWNPFSWAVDGVRALFRGDLGAPAVWQGLVIMAVLAVAAITWAARLFARSVR from the coding sequence ATGAAACTGCTACGCGACACGTGGCTGATCTTCCAGCGACAGGCGCTGCTCCTGCTCCGCAACCCGGTCTGGATCCTCGTCGGCGTGTTCCAGCCGGTGATGTACCTGCTGCTCTTCGCGCCGCTGCTGAAGCCGGCCCTGAACGTGCGCACCAACGCCGAGGCGTACGAGATCTTCGTACCCGGCCTGCTGGTCCTGCTCGCCATCTTCGGCGGCCTCTTCCAAGGCTTCGGCCTGATCGCGGAACTCCGCGCCGGAGTCATCGAACGCTCCCGCGTCACCCCGGTCAGCCGCTTCGCCCTGCTGCTCGGCCGCTCCCTGAGGGACACGGTGTCGCTGCTCGCCCAGGCGGTCATCATCACGCTGCTGGCCTTGCTGTTCGACCTGCGCGTGGTCCTCGGGAACCTGCTGCTGGCGTACCTGATGCTGGCCCTGATCTCGCTCATGACCTCGGCGGTGTCCTACGGCGTGGCGGCCTCGGTGAAGAGCGAGGACGTCCTTGCGCCGCTGATGAACACGGTCGCGCAGCCGGTGCTGTTGCTGTCCGGCATTCTGCTGCCTTTGACGTTCGCGCCGGGGTGGTTGCAGGGGATCGCGGATTGGAACCCGTTCTCGTGGGCGGTCGACGGGGTGCGGGCGTTGTTCCGGGGAGACCTGGGAGCTCCCGCTGTGTGGCAGGGGCTCGTCATCATGGCCGTGCTCGCCGTGGCGGCAATCACCTGGGCGGCGCGACTGTTCGCCCGAAGCGTCCGGTAG